A window of Dehalogenimonas sp. WBC-2 genomic DNA:
CTTGAGATTGTCATCGGTTGATTTGGCGGTGGTCACCAACTTACAGATGTCAGCTCCGGCGGCGATTTGCCTTTCAATAATGTCTTTTAACTCATCATATGGCGGTGTCCCGGTGAATTCGTGGTGAGAAATGAGGCAGCGCGCCTTCTTTTTAACCAGTTCAACCATTTTCCCTAGGTTCGGCGTGTCCAGTTCCAGGTCGATAATGGCTGCTCCCATACCCAGCGCCTTCAGGAGTTCCTCCTTGCGCCGTGCCTCTGAGCCCTGCCACGCGCCGCCTTCAGCAACCAGGCGATTGCAGGCGACCCATGGTTTTTTGAGACTGTTTGCGACCGCGACCCAATGATCTCCGATAAGGTCAATCCGGATCTCAAAAAGACTAACCGAAGTCAGAGCCTTTTCAATCGCCTCCTGATCTGATGAGGTGATAACGGCGCAGATAGGTACATTCATGTCGCTAAGACCTCTGCGACGGCGTGGGGGTCTATATCATTTTTAATAGTAACGCTGCCGATTTCGCTTGGCAGAATAAATTTAAGTTTACTATCGGTAATTTTCTTGTCGTGTTGCATGGCGCGAGTAATAGCATCCGGGTGTTTAAACGGCATGGAAACCGGCAATCCCGCTGCGGCGATGAGCCTTAAAATGCGTTCCAAGCTTGTGATGTCGAGAAGTTCAAGCCGGTTAGCCAGTCTGGCGGCTAAGGCCATACCTATGGCCACCGATGTTCCATGGCTGATCTTGAAACCGGAGACACACTCGATGGCATGGCCGAAGGTATGACCGAAATTAAGAATGTGGCGTATCCCTATGTCGCGTTCGTCTTTTTCAACAATCCGGGCTTTGACCTCAGCGGCGCGGTGCGCGGCATAGGTCAAAGCGCCGATGTCCCTGTCCAGTAAGACTGGCATACTGCCTTCAAGGAAGCTGAACAGTTCCGTATCCTCGATTATGGCACATTTGATAACTTCGGCCAGACCGTTCCGTATCTCTTTCATCGGCAGTGTTTTCAATGCTGCAGTGTCGCTTATCACCAAGCGCGGCTGATGAAAGGTTCCGGCCATATTCTTGAGTTTTCCGGTATTCACCGCGACCTTGCCACCGATGCTGGAATCAACCTGAGCTAACAGAGTGGTCGGGATCTGCACAAAAGGTACGCCGCGTTGGAAGGTGGCGGCCACAAAGCCGGCCAGATCTCCCACTACCCCGCCGCCCAGAGCCAGAATAGGGGTGTTCCGCTCGGCACGCCGGTTGGCTAGACCTTCATAGAGCTTTCCGGCGACAACCAGGGATTTGCTGGCTTCGCCATCGGAAACGACCATCATGCTGGCTTCAATATCCGCCGCTTTGAGAGTTTGCATCAGGCAATCGCCGTAGAGCCGGGCGACAGTCTGATTGGTGATTACCATCAACCGCCTGCTGATGCCATGGTGTCCCAGGAGGCCGGGTACCTGTGTCAGCAGTCCTTCACCCATGTAGATGGGATAACTGCGTTCCCCGAGGTTAATATGTATCTGGTAAGTCACGGCCTTATTTTACGGCAATCCGGCGTAACTGTCTTGCTACGCCGATGATCTCTTTGAGTTCAGCAGGGCTAATCATCTGAGAGGCATCGACGAGGGCTTCTTCCGGACGGTCATGGACCTCAATCATCAGACCGGAAGCGCCTGCAGCGATTGAAGCCAGACTCATCGAGCGGATGAGGTCACGGCGTCCGGTGGCGTGGCTGGGGTCAACAATAATAGGAAGGAAAGTTTCCTTTTGCACCACCGGCACTGCCGCCAGATCAAGCATATACCGGGTGAAGTTTTTGCCTTTACCAACCGGCACGATACCGCGTTCGCAAAGGATGATATCCTTGTTGCCCTCAGCGGCGATGTATTCAGCGAAACACAGGAACTCCTCGATCGAAGCACCGAAATGTCGTTTGAACATTATAGGTAACTTCTTCCGCGCGGCTGCCTGAAGTAAATCCTGATCATACATATTACGGGAACCGATCTGGATGATATCAACGTATTGGCTGACCAGTTCTACTTGAGCTTCGCCGCGGACCTCGGTTACCACCGGCATACCGAAGGCCTGGCCGGCTTCTTTGAGCCATGTTAAAGCTTCAATGGCTTCTTCATTTCCAGCAGAGCCGAGACCTTGAAAGGAATGGACACTGGAGCGCGGTTTGAAGACTCCGCCGCGGAGGACATGAGCGCCAGCCTTCTTTACCTGTTCGGCGATGCGAAACAGAGACTCGCGGCTTTCCACGGCGCAGGGGCCGGCGATGAACACCGGCTCTTCAACACCGAGTTCGACCGGTCCGATCTTGACGATATGCGTGCTGGTCTCGCCATATGCGTTGGAATACTCCCTGTTGATCAGCTTGTAGGGCGCCTCAATCATTCTAGCCTCCTTTACTCCGGGAAGGGCTGCCAGGTGGGCAAAATCCACTTTGCGTTCATCACCGACGAGACCGATAACGGTGAGGTACTGGCCGTGCGATACATCAGTTCGCAGACCAACTCTGCTCACTTCATCGATGACGTGCTGGACCTGCTCCGGTGTGGCGTCCTTTTTCATGATGATCATTGTGGTTATTTTTCCTTTCTAAATGTGCTTAAATGAAAAAATCCTCCGTCTGGGAGGATTACTGCCTGCTTGTTGCTATGTGATCTAGGTGCTCTTACGCAATAACGCCGTACCTCCCTGACGTGCCTTGCAGGCACCAGGTAAAGTAATAATAGGCGTAAAAGCTTTGAGCTACCATTACCGGAAGAATATCACCTAGCTCTGGGGTTGTCAAGGAGTTTCCAGTCATCGCCGGAAATTGACAGAGGTGACGTTAAGACTAACGTCACCTCTGTGAAGTTTTAAGTGGAGCGGAATAGATGACTGCCTGTTATTCCACTTTAGTAGACAGGAAAACCTGGATACCCATCTGGGAAATCTGGTCCTGAATACCCTCGATCTCATCGATATGAGAATCTTCATCATCCAGAATAGCTTGCAGAATATCCCTGGTGGCGTAGTCCACCGCCTGAGCGCACAGGACGATAGCTGCGTTGTAGTTCTTGATGGCACCGGCTTCAGCGATACGATCATTTTCAAACATCTTGGGAACATCAGCGCCGATGAAGATCTTATTGTAGTTGCTGACGACAGGGATGCCTTCCAAGAAAAGGATCCGCCCGATTAGTTTTTCGGCGTGCTTCATTTCGGTGATGGCGCGTTTTTCGATGGCTTTGTGGAGTTTGTCGTAGTTCCAGTTGTCGCACATCTCAGAGTGGACCATGTACTGGTTGATGGCAGTCAGTTCATCGGCCAGCAAGGAGTTCAAGACTTCAATTACCTTGGGATCGCCTTTCATTCATTACCTCCTGAGTTGTTAATTTGATTATATATCATCAGAGATGTTATTCCCAAGCCTGTGTTTATGACAGAACCTGCATCGCATGTATCTGAATAGCATAGAACTTATGCTAGTACTGCGGATGCTAGTTGTCAATGGCCAATTCACCTTGGCCGGATAACGGTCCAACACGGGCGGCTGTAGGCTCATTATCAAAACTAAACGCTCTGGCGAGATGATGCGCATAAGCTTCAGTAATGACGGCACTAGCATACCACCGGAATATCTTCGCTCGTTCTTTCTTTGCCACCAAGCCCGAAAGCTCTGGCATCGGCCGGGACTGACCATCTGCCATGGTATTGTGGAGCAGTATGGCGGATACATCAGGGTAGGAGTTGCCCAGGCGAGGTGGTGCCTTCATCATCGAGTTGCCATGGGCGGAAGCTGTGGTTGGCATCGATGCCCCAGCAGCTTCCGCCTGACGGTCATTATTTTCTGTGAATCTAGGACCAGCACAGTATACAAACCCGTTTATCAGCCTGTTGGTAGCTACAGGATTGATATGTTGACAGTCCCTGAGGGAAGTGATACACTAACCGATTGTTTGTGGTTTGACCACCGCAAACGGCAGATGATGCGCATTTAAGGCAGTCTGCCGCGGGCTTGAAAAGGGTGAGCTCGTCTCATCCTTTATATTTGTCCGAAAATAATAAGGAGCACAGCACATGCCGACGGTTAACCAGTTGATTAGGAAAGGGCGCCGCAGTCTGAGCAAGAAGGCCAAGACTCCGGCGTTGCATTACAGTTTCAACGCGCTTAAAAATCGTAACACTTATGGCGCCGGTTCACCCCAAAAACGCGGCGTGTGTCTTCAGGTGAAGACTACAACTCCGAAAAAACCCAACTCGGCGCTTCGGAAGATCGCCCGGGTGCGGCTGTCCAATCATATGGAAGTTACGGCTTATATTCCTGGCGAAGGTCATAACCTGCAGGAGCACTCGGTAGTATTGATCCGTGGCGGCCGCGTACCGGATCTACCGGGCGTACGCTATCATATCGTTCGCGGCACTCTTGATACGGCTGGCGTGGCTAACCGCAAACAAGGACGCTCCAAGTATGGCACCAAAGTGGCCAAAGCAACCCCGGCAAAAAAGAAATAAAAAGCTCCCGGTAATTGAGAGGCATATAGACTATTATGGGAAGACGCAGTTCCGGCATCAAACACCCGACGGTACCTGACGCTAAATATAACAGTGTTATCGTTGCCAAGCTTATTAATCGTCTGATGTATTCAGGTAAACAGAATACTGCAGAACGGGTGGTATATGATGCCATGGAACTCATGACCGCTCAGGAGGGTAAGGATGCCGTCACCCTGGTGGAGCAAGCGGTCAAAAATGTTACGCCATTAATTGAAGTCAAAGCGCGGCGGGTGGGTGGCGCTAACTACCAGGTACCGGTTGAAGTCCGCCCGGAACGTGCCTTTTCTCTGGCTTTACGCTGGCTGGCTAAATCATCCCGAGCCCGTTCCGGCAAATCCATGGCGGAGAAACTTTCAGCTGAACTTAATGATGCCGCCAAGGGATTGGGTTCTGCAGTCAAGAAGCGGGAAGAAACCCATAAAATGGCTGAGGCTAACCGCGCCTTTGCCCACTACCGCTGGTAATTTAGTAACGGAGTCAGCAGAACCAAGGAACTATTGAAGCTAATAACATGAATCAAGATAGAACTTTCGAATTAGATAAGATCCGCAATATCGGTATCATTGCCCATATTGATGCCGGTAAAACGACAACGACGGAACGTATCCTCTATTACACCGGGCGTACCTATAAAATCGGTAACGTTGATGACGGTAATACAGTGATGGACTGGATGCAACAGGAACGTGAGCGAGGCATTACCATTACCTCCGCGGCAACCGCCTGTCATTGGCGTGATTATCGCATTAACATTATAGATACTCCCGGGCATGTGGACTTTACCGCTGAGGTGGAACGCTCATTGCGAGTACTTGACGGTGGCGTCGTTGTTTTTGACGGTGTCGCTGGTGTGGAAGCACAGTCGGAAACGGTGTGGCGTCAGGCCAATCGTTACGGCGTGCCCCGCATTTGTTTTATCAATAAAATGGATCGCACCGGGGCCGATTTCCCCCGCTGTATCAGGATGATTGAAGAGCGGCTCAAAGCTCACCATATAGTTGTAGCCATTCCTATCGGCAGCGGCGAATGTTTTGGCGGTATTATTGACCTTATTCAGGGTAAGGCTTATAGCCAGGATGGTGATCAGAACACCCCTGAATCAGTAGAGATACCGATGCCTGAATGTGAGCGGGAGCGGTTTGAGTTGGCCAGGCATCAAATGATTGAGAAATTGGCTGAGGCCGATGATGAGATCATGTGCGCTTATCTTGACGGTCAAACACTGACCGCAGAACAGATCATTAAAGGATTGCGGCGCGTAACCTTAAGTAATAAAGCCATTCCCGTTCTCTGCGGTAGTTCATTCCGTCAAAAGGGTGTGAAAATTCTGCTGGATGCCGTGGTTAATTATCTGCCATCACCGCTGGATACGCCTCCGGTGGTTGGTATTGATCCCCGGACTCAAGAAGAAAGTCCCAGGGCGGTGAACGATGACGCGCCATTCTCCGCCCTGGCGTTCAAAGTGGTTTCCGACCCCTTTGTTGGCCGGTTGGTATATTTCCGGGTCTATTCCGGAGTCATTAATGCCAGCGCCGGGGTATTGAACAGCACTCGCGGTGAAAAAGAACGTATTGGCCGTCTGCTGGTGATGCATGCCAACGCGCGGGAAGAAGTGGATAAAGCCGATACCGGATCTATTATTGCCAGCCTGGGACTTAAGAATACCTTCACCGGCGATACATTATGTGATCCCAGTCATCCGGTATTGCTTGAGAATATCACCTTTCCCGAGCCGGTAATCTCTATCTCTATCGAACCCAAGACGCGTGCCGATCAGGAAAAAATGGTAGATGCGCTGCAAAAACTGGCCGACGAAGACCCGACATTTAAAGTATCTTACAACGAGGAGACCGGACAAAATATCATCGCAGGCATGGGTGAACTCCATCTGGATGTGCTGGTCAGCCGGATGTTGACCGAGTACAAAGTGGCGGCCAAGGTGGGACAACCCAGGGTAGCCTACCGTGAAACGATTACCGTTCCGGCTGATGCCGAGGGACGTTTTGTCCGCCAGTCCGGTGGACGTGGCCAATATGGCCATGTCAAGATCAAGGTTGAACCGCTGCTGGATTCCACGGCGATTGAAGTAACCGATGATGTCCGGGGCGGTACGGTGCCCAAGAACTTTATTAACGCGGCGGCAAATGGCATTAAGGAAGCGGCTACCACCGGTGCTTACGCTGGTTATCCTATGGTCGGCGTTAAGGTCAGCATTTATGACGGCAGTTACCACGATGTTGATTCCAATGAAATGGCCTTTAAAACCGCAGGGTCTATGGCTCTTAAGGCGGCGGTGATTAAAGCTAAACCAGTACTTCTTGAGCCAATCATGAAGATGGAAGTTGTGACACCGGAAGAATACATGGGTGATATTATCGGCGATCTTAACTCGCGCCGCGGTCATATATCATCCATCGAACCCCGCGGCGACACGACTGTTATTCATGCTTTTGTGCCGCTGGCCGAGACTTTCGGTTACGCAACCACCATACGCAGCATATCCAAGGGGCGGGCTACCTCTTCAATGGAGTTCCATAAGTACCAGGAACTGCCGGCCAATATTGCCAAGACGGTCATGGAGACCGAGGCAGTGACGAAATAGGGGATAAGTAAAAACATGGGAAAACAAAAAATCCGGATCAAACTTAAAGGGTTCGATCATAAGGTGCTCGACCAGTCAGCAGTGCAGATTGTCGAAGCGCTGGAACGCACCGGGGCGATCATTTCAGGGCCGGTGCCGTTGCCGACCCATATTAAAAAGTTTAGCGTTATTCGGGCTTCCTTTATAGACAAGGACTCTCAAGAACAGTTTGAAATACGCACTCACAAGCGTCTGATAGACATCGTGGAAACAACATCTAAAACGATCGATGCCCTTACGAGCCTTAATATGCCTGCGGGCGTCGATATTGATATTAAGCTTTAGGAAGTCACGATATGATTAATGGTATTATAGGCAAGAAACTGGGTATGACCCAGATCTATAGCGCCGCGGGCAAAGTGGAACCGGTAACGGTGCTACAGGTGGGTCCCTGCACGGTGGTGCAGGTCAAAACCGAAAAGAATGACGGCTATTGCGCCGCCCAACTCGGCTTTGGCCAGGCCAAGAAGTTGCCCAAAGCAGAAAAAGGCCACCTGAAGGACCTTGGCGATTTTCGCCATCTGCGCGAATTTCGACTTGATGATGTATCCGATGTAGAAGTTGGCACCAAAGTGGATGCCAGTTTGTTTACCGATGGTGAACTTATTGATGTCACGGGTTTTAGCAAAGGCCGGGGGTTTGCGGGTGTCGTAAAACGGCATGG
This region includes:
- the rplC gene encoding 50S ribosomal protein L3; this encodes MINGIIGKKLGMTQIYSAAGKVEPVTVLQVGPCTVVQVKTEKNDGYCAAQLGFGQAKKLPKAEKGHLKDLGDFRHLREFRLDDVSDVEVGTKVDASLFTDGELIDVTGFSKGRGFAGVVKRHGFAGGPKTHGQSDRHRAPGSIGSTTTPGRVYKGTRMAGHMGNEQVTVSGLKVVKTDVEKNLLLVLGAVPGAKNGLILIKKSKKNK
- a CDS encoding translation elongation factor, whose translation is MNQDRTFELDKIRNIGIIAHIDAGKTTTTERILYYTGRTYKIGNVDDGNTVMDWMQQERERGITITSAATACHWRDYRINIIDTPGHVDFTAEVERSLRVLDGGVVVFDGVAGVEAQSETVWRQANRYGVPRICFINKMDRTGADFPRCIRMIEERLKAHHIVVAIPIGSGECFGGIIDLIQGKAYSQDGDQNTPESVEIPMPECERERFELARHQMIEKLAEADDEIMCAYLDGQTLTAEQIIKGLRRVTLSNKAIPVLCGSSFRQKGVKILLDAVVNYLPSPLDTPPVVGIDPRTQEESPRAVNDDAPFSALAFKVVSDPFVGRLVYFRVYSGVINASAGVLNSTRGEKERIGRLLVMHANAREEVDKADTGSIIASLGLKNTFTGDTLCDPSHPVLLENITFPEPVISISIEPKTRADQEKMVDALQKLADEDPTFKVSYNEETGQNIIAGMGELHLDVLVSRMLTEYKVAAKVGQPRVAYRETITVPADAEGRFVRQSGGRGQYGHVKIKVEPLLDSTAIEVTDDVRGGTVPKNFINAAANGIKEAATTGAYAGYPMVGVKVSIYDGSYHDVDSNEMAFKTAGSMALKAAVIKAKPVLLEPIMKMEVVTPEEYMGDIIGDLNSRRGHISSIEPRGDTTVIHAFVPLAETFGYATTIRSISKGRATSSMEFHKYQELPANIAKTVMETEAVTK
- a CDS encoding bacterioferritin yields the protein MKGDPKVIEVLNSLLADELTAINQYMVHSEMCDNWNYDKLHKAIEKRAITEMKHAEKLIGRILFLEGIPVVSNYNKIFIGADVPKMFENDRIAEAGAIKNYNAAIVLCAQAVDYATRDILQAILDDEDSHIDEIEGIQDQISQMGIQVFLSTKVE
- a CDS encoding 3-dehydroquinate dehydratase I, with protein sequence MNVPICAVITSSDQEAIEKALTSVSLFEIRIDLIGDHWVAVANSLKKPWVACNRLVAEGGAWQGSEARRKEELLKALGMGAAIIDLELDTPNLGKMVELVKKKARCLISHHEFTGTPPYDELKDIIERQIAAGADICKLVTTAKSTDDNLKLLRLYSAFPDNRLVCFCMGETGVLSRVLAPLAGAEFTYAAIQDNLQSASGQMTVAQLSDILGLITK
- a CDS encoding 3-dehydroquinate synthase; translation: MGEGLLTQVPGLLGHHGISRRLMVITNQTVARLYGDCLMQTLKAADIEASMMVVSDGEASKSLVVAGKLYEGLANRRAERNTPILALGGGVVGDLAGFVAATFQRGVPFVQIPTTLLAQVDSSIGGKVAVNTGKLKNMAGTFHQPRLVISDTAALKTLPMKEIRNGLAEVIKCAIIEDTELFSFLEGSMPVLLDRDIGALTYAAHRAAEVKARIVEKDERDIGIRHILNFGHTFGHAIECVSGFKISHGTSVAIGMALAARLANRLELLDITSLERILRLIAAAGLPVSMPFKHPDAITRAMQHDKKITDSKLKFILPSEIGSVTIKNDIDPHAVAEVLAT
- the rpsJ gene encoding 30S ribosomal protein S10 — encoded protein: MGKQKIRIKLKGFDHKVLDQSAVQIVEALERTGAIISGPVPLPTHIKKFSVIRASFIDKDSQEQFEIRTHKRLIDIVETTSKTIDALTSLNMPAGVDIDIKL
- the rpsG gene encoding 30S ribosomal protein S7, which encodes MGRRSSGIKHPTVPDAKYNSVIVAKLINRLMYSGKQNTAERVVYDAMELMTAQEGKDAVTLVEQAVKNVTPLIEVKARRVGGANYQVPVEVRPERAFSLALRWLAKSSRARSGKSMAEKLSAELNDAAKGLGSAVKKREETHKMAEANRAFAHYRW
- a CDS encoding 2-keto-3-deoxy-D-arabino-heptulosonate-7-phosphate synthase I beta produces the protein MIIMKKDATPEQVQHVIDEVSRVGLRTDVSHGQYLTVIGLVGDERKVDFAHLAALPGVKEARMIEAPYKLINREYSNAYGETSTHIVKIGPVELGVEEPVFIAGPCAVESRESLFRIAEQVKKAGAHVLRGGVFKPRSSVHSFQGLGSAGNEEAIEALTWLKEAGQAFGMPVVTEVRGEAQVELVSQYVDIIQIGSRNMYDQDLLQAAARKKLPIMFKRHFGASIEEFLCFAEYIAAEGNKDIILCERGIVPVGKGKNFTRYMLDLAAVPVVQKETFLPIIVDPSHATGRRDLIRSMSLASIAAGASGLMIEVHDRPEEALVDASQMISPAELKEIIGVARQLRRIAVK
- the rpsL gene encoding 30S ribosomal protein S12, which produces MPTVNQLIRKGRRSLSKKAKTPALHYSFNALKNRNTYGAGSPQKRGVCLQVKTTTPKKPNSALRKIARVRLSNHMEVTAYIPGEGHNLQEHSVVLIRGGRVPDLPGVRYHIVRGTLDTAGVANRKQGRSKYGTKVAKATPAKKK